TTTTCCATTGAAAATTTGCTTGTAAGAAACAAGATCACATTCAGCAAAAATGGCATGTGCAGAGGTtaagcacccatttagtggatttggcagggtcttagcacccatttagcgaatttcctcaatgattttgaaaacaGCAGTGAAATGTTCCTCGCGCGGACAATGAAGACACTTCACACATTGACCaagttcaactgcccatcACAATATATCCaatctgtgactggaaatagttagtGCAATCAGGATCGAGAATAGCAGATATATCTAACTCGGGGCGATTACTGGTCCACttcggagacgaagcacaATTGCTTAATGTAAGGCCCTTCCGATTTCATGCCAGTCTTGTTCAACGTTTTCCACGGCTTGTTTCACGAATTCCGTAGAGCTCATCGACCATATTCTTGTCGTAAAGTTTTCCGAGGATTAATAGTAAGAGGCCTGGCCTGGTGATCACCTTCAAATCCACCCGCTGTGATTGACCTATTACCGATACGCGAAAAGTAAAATACAACAAAAATTTGGTGATGTACAAGGAATACTAGATAAAACGTGAATTCAGAATTTAAGCCACTAACGCGCTAGTTTCACCCAATCCAGAAATTTATGTACTTTGAGCTTATGCCCAAGTTATAGGTGTAAAAGGAAGTCCAATTTCATTGAGATTTTTCGAAGTGCGTAGCTATTAAATGGAAATGGAGCTTTTCCTCTAAGCAGGAATGACACCTTTGATTTGGTGATCTAAGACCTCATGTACATATATATACCTGGGAAGACTTTCTCACTTCACTTTGCGCATCCATTTTACCGTAACGCAGACAACCTGGTAAAATCCGAATCAAAGCAGATAGAATTTATCTTGCAAGAAATTCAACAAAATTTATCGAGGGCTTCGAATTGCGGGCATCTACCTTTATGTTTGTGTAGAAATAAGGTAAAAGCAACAACTTTTGAACGCACCACACTTTAAACCAACGAGACTGTGAACTTCGCCTGTCTCTGGCTGTTCAATTCTTTCTTATTGGATATTGCAGAGACAAGAGTATGTCAAACCCGACGCTGATCTATTCCGTCATGTCGAAGGGCCAAGCACCTAAGCTATATACTGAGCTGACGAATGTGAAAGGGGCGCGTGTGGTCAACAATTACGATGGTACAAATAAGGAGATTGGGAGATTGATAGAAACAACTCTCTTTATACCAAAGGGTACAACGCTAGCTTTCGCAGTGCCTAAAGGCGTCGGGGTGAGAGTTAGTCGCCCCATCCTCAACGCTGACGGAAGCGAGGGCGGCACTGATCGAAAAATTGTGAAGCACCAAATTGATGATGAGCACTATTGCATCATCGTAGCGGAGCAGGACGGCACTTCCACCACTTCAATTACAAGCCGATCCGGCGTGATGTATATGTTGATTCATTTAGAAGATGCCGTGCCCACAATTGGGGTCAACAATGTTCTCTCGTTGCTGGGGTTTTATAGCTCGGGTTCGAGGGAAGAGTCGCAACACCTGTTCTTGGAGCACAATACGGATTTCCTTAAACTCGGGACGTCGCTAAGTGACGCCACAAATGACCTTCCCGTTGAGCTGTGGTACAATGAGGTAAGACGGCTTCTTTTTTGTGTTCTATTGTTATTGCTAGCAGTGGGTTTGCACTTTTCAACGGACGGTTCAAAGAGGAACTTGTTACTATTCCTGTCTGAGCTGGCCACCACAATCTTGTTCATACAATCATACGCGGGTTTTAAAAATAGAAGATTCAACTTATGTGCACAAAAGATTGGCAAGTTGGTATCAGACGTAAGTTTCATCCTACAGCTCCTTGCGGAAAGGAGCGGCACGGGCCTTGAGGTATCAGCATGGGCCCTGCCCATGTTGCGCAGAAAGCGGGCATTCATGACAAGGGCTACAATAGACCTAACATCTGTTGCGGGAAGCTTGGATGAAAGTGTCCTTTCTACAGGACTAGCCCTCACCCTACTTGGGGTGAGGTGAGCGGCCTGTGCTGTGCTTTTGATGGCGACAGTAGCTCTGACTGCAACGTTGTATGTAATGGTGTCATGTCCCAGGATCCTATCATAGTTGCGCTGGGGGGGGTTCCGACTGCAGGGGGAGTAAAAAAAGTGCTCGCTTCAAATAATCATGGAACGTCGCACGCTTTGTTTGGCTGGCAGGAGATCCGTCCAGCAGAGTCTAAGGAGACCAGTCCGGTAGGGTCCAGGATTGGAGCTACTGTGAACGGACAGCTAATTTATCACAAAGATACAACGTATGGAGGGAGGGGATGTTGTCTATCCTTGGTGAAATGTAAGGGAAATAAGTACACACCAGGATGGTCCATTTGCAGTTACGCAGATCACTTTCTTGAACCCCCTTCGGATTGCTGGGGTTTTGTGTCATTCCCAGTCCCTGGAGGCATGGCTATCCTGAACTTGCCCAGAATCCTGGTATTTGTGGCAGCCTTTTTTGCCGTGAATAATGGCTACTTCCACATGACCACAGCAGCGGCAGTTGCGGGTACGGTTGCTGTGATGATGAAAACTCTGATCAGTGAACCCACAATCAATAAATGGAAACATCTCTTTGTCACCAATGCAGCCTGCTGCAATGATCTGCTTGCGCTCCACAACAGAGAATGTGAGAGAGCATTTAAGCCAGGGGAGCTGTCAAGAGAAGGTTTGTGCGCAAGGCTTGGGGTTTACccctaagggcaggaagatcccggagAAGCAAGGGTATACCTGGCTGAATAAAATTCATgcaaaaactatttctaagtaattgcaccgggatcttcaacatgccATGTCCTTTGCGTAAataattgcactgggatcttcaacttcgtttgtcttttgcgtaggtaaatgcaccgggatcttcaacatagtttgtctttttaATAAGTAAtggctctgggatcttcaacatggtttgtctcttgttTAAGGAATTCTCTTGGATCATCGATAAGTTTACTTTTCCACCTAACAAATtcatcctaaatccatgtcagaccAGCACTGACCATATGGAGTCTTTCTCCCACTACCGCAACTAGAGCTACCGCTGCCATACATCCTGGTATGACTGCAAAGACGTCACCTTCATTAAGCACAGATGCCGCCCAATACGGCTTTCTAGCAATCCCTGCGAGTACCGTAGCATCACGCGGATCCAATAAGATGCAGTAGGAAACCCTCGGGACCCCGTACGTGGAAGTTCTCCAAAGAGACGACCAGTCCCCATCTACACAACTTCTAGAGGAAAACGAACTCTACAGGAATTGTCGTAGCCGCACGGTAGTGGAACTGTTTCCTTTGGCTGCGTGCCTGTTTGCAAGGCCAAAATTTAATTGTCGATTTCACTGGATTCATTCCTCTGCCCCCCTCCCCAGGCAAGACCCTCTATAGTCGCTCCGCCGCCAAATTCAGGATCTTGAAGGCATTGTCCGGGACAAGGACGACTTACTCCGCACCAATTATCAACCTGCTCAATACGACCTAAGCCAGAATGGAGCTGCCACTACAAGGTCCTAGGACCTACTGGTATTTGCCACGCGAGTGCTTTGTCACAGATAAAAAGGCTCGAAATTTGCAGTCGGGTGGTTGTTTGGTTGATTTGCGTGATCTTTTACGAAATGCTGTTCTAAAAAAAAACCAAACGAGAGACGCCATTCCAGCTTGGACGCAACCCCCACACTCATGTACCATTAGTTCCTTCCTTGCCATTGTCCACACCCCTCGTGTGCTTGGTTGATTGCACCACAGATGTCCATTGGCATTGCTCACTTTCATTGTTGAGCCCTGGTTAATGGGTGCCAGTGGAGATTCCAATGCCGGAAAGGAGTTTAAGGAATGGGCGGATAATGCCAAAGAAACCCACGGCATCAAGTTTACAGTTTCCCTCAACAATCTCCCGCCTCCGTAAGCCCCGCGGCTTGCTCTCATTTGCGGACGGACGGCCAACAATCCGCAAATATTGACCAAATCAATTGCCAAGGGGCCTAGACTCTTGCTGGTAGGCCAGGAAAAAGCACAATTTCACAATAGACGTCGCGCGAGAATACCGTATTCATTGTAACGTTTGCCACGTGTTTGGAAAACAACCATTTTGGGACAGACAATTACAGGACCAAATCTTGACCACCACTACAAGGATCAATGCACATTCTGTTGAATTTCCAGACCAAACTGTTTTGTTGTCTCAGAGTAAGTATTCCATTGGAGCTTGCTTCATATATTTAGTCATTGCAACCAACTTGCTGAGATTTACCAAAAACCATAGTGTGTATTTGAAGGAAACagtattaactgtaaagtaagaATTTTTAATTTACAATCATGTAAGCCTTTGTCAATTCTAATCATGTAGCCACTTTTGCTCCAACCACAATGCTGGAGCGGCAACCACCTGTGCTTTTGTGATACTGCTAAGAATGGACACGTTCCGAAAGTCACCCGCCCTGTACAGGGGCAGGACTGTTTTCAAAAGCCCTTCATAGCTCAAACAAATTTCAGGCGTAATTTCCGTCTTGTAAAAGCTCTGTTTGACTTGTTGGcggtccatttcttctttattGGTTTGTGTTTCAATGGCACGAGCCTTGCATAGGACATCTGCATTGGACATGGATTGTCCGGCATCCGCATTGGCTTACACATTGGCGCTGCTGCTCTACAGAGGCGGCTTTGACGGCCTGACGTTGTTTGGCCAACTTGCTGACTTCAACGCGGGTTTGTATGTCAATGATAATTTGTATAGATCTCGGAGTCCAATGCGCTCTTCGTCGACGCGCGGGTtgttggtggaaaagacAAGATCTGCGACGAACATTTCGTAGGCATCGGACAAGTTGACGTCGTCTCCctgattgttgttggtgctgatgaGATTGTATGAGTCCGATTTGATATTGTCAAGGAGACTGTACAAGTGTGTGGTCAACACGACGGTGCCGGCGGGGTAACGGAAGGCATGCTTGCCCGACGTCGCCGCGGATGGGGCAGGCAGCACCGAAAAGGCGCGAGCGCTTTTGAACGattgaagttgctgaagtGCCTGCCAACCTCAGAGCCAGCTTGATACTGTATGAGGGAGTGGAGATCAATCAAGTTGTCCAGAACACTACATTTTCTATGAGAGAAAATGTTAGTGTGTTGA
The genomic region above belongs to Phaeodactylum tricornutum CCAP 1055/1 chromosome 16, whole genome shotgun sequence and contains:
- a CDS encoding predicted protein; translation: MSNPTLIYSVMSKGQAPKLYTELTNVKGARVVNNYDGTNKEIGRLIETTLFIPKGTTLAFAVPKGVGVRVSRPILNADGSEGGTDRKIVKHQIDDEHYCIIVAEQDGTSTTSITSRSGVMYMLIHLEDAVPTIGVNNVLSLLGFYSSGSREESQHLFLEHNTDFLKLGTSLSDATNDLPVELWYNEQWVCTFQRTVQRGTCYYSCLSWPPQSCSYNHTRVLKIEDSTYVHKRLASWYQTTSPHPTWGEVSGLCCAFDGDSSSDCNVVCNGVMSQDPIIVALGGVPTAGGVKKVLASNNHGTSHALFGWQEIRPAESKETSPVGSRIGATVNGQLIYHKDTTYGGRGCCLSLVKCKGNKYTPGWSICSYADHFLEPPSDCWGFVSFPVPGGMAILNLPRILVFVAAFFAVNNGYFHMTTAAAVAGTVAVMMKTLISEPTINKWKHLFVTNAACCNDLLALHNRECERAFKPGELSREGLCARLGVYP